The Opitutales bacterium ASA1 genome window below encodes:
- a CDS encoding MATE family efflux transporter yields the protein MEGTHAAMNAPRLRTENIFQLSWPIFVQNATHSVVVIVDFLFFSYLGDEVAGTIGQLLPVIWLGVFVIPVFAGTGVSVASQYMGAGRHEKVVPAYMMNLLFTVGMAWSYALGLAVFADDIGRWLGMDASLNAIATAYLGTMTGYFVFLGILVAYNAVLSSRGMTHWLMYSAFMVGGINLVLDALFVFGFGWGVRGVVAASIVGCAAATALAIWLVHGKLAVRFYLRGAWRDMRGVLQPMLRIGIPNAIEPASYSLQQTFLSAMIVSMGVVSMAANSYAGRAQMFQITFAVALALGGQILMAHWMGAGRHDDVDRVFRKALRVAMLVALGYAGLAWVFSDVVLGFFTQDPEVLALGRQLLLVAVFLEPARAVNIIGGFSLRTVGDSRFPMIVAVIFIWGILPVIHFVDAMWGLTLVGMWVCFAADEILRAGINLWRWRTRKWTKMGFAGRAVPGDG from the coding sequence ATGGAGGGAACCCACGCCGCCATGAACGCGCCACGACTAAGGACAGAAAACATCTTCCAGTTGTCGTGGCCCATCTTCGTGCAAAACGCCACGCACAGCGTGGTCGTGATCGTCGACTTCCTCTTCTTCAGCTACCTCGGCGACGAGGTCGCGGGCACGATCGGGCAACTGCTGCCCGTGATCTGGTTGGGAGTGTTCGTCATACCCGTGTTCGCCGGGACGGGTGTCTCGGTCGCGTCGCAATACATGGGTGCCGGTCGACACGAGAAAGTCGTGCCGGCCTACATGATGAATCTGCTCTTCACCGTCGGCATGGCGTGGAGTTACGCGCTGGGCTTGGCGGTGTTTGCCGACGACATCGGCCGCTGGCTGGGGATGGACGCGTCGCTCAACGCGATCGCCACGGCCTATCTCGGGACGATGACCGGCTACTTCGTGTTTCTCGGCATCCTCGTGGCTTACAACGCCGTGCTCTCGTCTCGCGGGATGACGCACTGGCTCATGTACAGCGCGTTCATGGTCGGAGGCATCAACCTCGTACTGGATGCACTCTTCGTCTTCGGGTTCGGCTGGGGCGTGCGCGGGGTCGTGGCGGCCTCGATCGTCGGCTGCGCCGCGGCGACCGCTCTCGCGATCTGGCTCGTGCACGGCAAACTCGCGGTCCGCTTCTACTTGCGCGGCGCATGGCGCGACATGCGGGGAGTGCTCCAACCGATGTTGCGCATCGGCATCCCCAACGCGATCGAGCCGGCGAGCTACTCGCTGCAGCAGACGTTTCTTTCCGCGATGATCGTTTCGATGGGTGTAGTCTCGATGGCGGCCAACAGTTACGCCGGTCGAGCGCAGATGTTTCAGATCACCTTCGCCGTCGCTCTCGCGCTCGGCGGCCAGATCCTCATGGCGCATTGGATGGGCGCGGGTCGACACGACGACGTCGATCGCGTCTTCCGCAAGGCGTTGCGCGTGGCCATGCTCGTGGCGCTGGGTTACGCGGGACTCGCGTGGGTGTTCTCCGACGTCGTGCTCGGCTTCTTCACGCAGGATCCCGAAGTGCTCGCGCTCGGCCGGCAGTTGCTCCTCGTCGCCGTGTTTCTCGAGCCCGCGCGCGCGGTCAACATCATCGGGGGCTTCTCGCTGCGGACGGTCGGCGACTCGCGCTTCCCCATGATCGTCGCGGTGATCTTCATCTGGGGTATCCTGCCGGTGATCCACTTCGTCGATGCGATGTGGGGTCTCACGCTCGTCGGCATGTGGGTCTGTTTCGCCGCCGACGAGATCCTGCGCGCCGGGATCAACCTTTGGCGCTGGCGTACCCGCAAGTGGACGAAGATGGGCTTCGCCGGTCGTGCGGTGCCCGGCGACGGATAA
- the sthA gene encoding Si-specific NAD(P)(+) transhydrogenase has translation MTTPEESFDLVVLGSGPGGQKAAIQGAKAGLRVAVVDRERNVGGACVYTGTIPSKTLREAALTLLAVKRSARFLECKLGEQTEVATLMTRLDEVLGAHTRFIRDYFDSNGITVYRGRGRLIDRNTIGIECVNGERFRIRAGIVVLATGSRPRNPPEVPVDHEAILDSDSILSMLYLPKSLTVLGGGVIATEYATIFSLLGVKVTMIDRGPRPLGFLDPELVDCFLNHFSEYGGRWMGERRLQSVEVGRLGEVVTTLESGERIVSEKMLCALGRSANVEGLGLTEVGIVQGKYGVIAVDGEYRTNIPNIYAVGDVIGPPALGSTSMEQGRRAVCHALGKHPGAPFEVVPIGIYSVPELASIGLTEAQVRERFGGALVGRAEFSEVARAHIAGQQKGLLKLVTGPQGGPLLGVHIVGEGATDLVHVGELAMLNGNDVSVFLENILNFPTFGEAYRIAALNLHNQLQVRREPARAVG, from the coding sequence ATGACTACGCCGGAGGAGAGCTTCGACCTCGTCGTCCTCGGCAGCGGTCCGGGCGGACAAAAGGCCGCCATCCAGGGCGCCAAGGCCGGGCTGCGTGTCGCGGTCGTCGATCGCGAGCGCAACGTCGGGGGCGCGTGCGTCTACACCGGCACCATCCCGAGCAAGACGCTGCGCGAGGCCGCCCTCACGCTGCTCGCGGTGAAGCGCAGCGCGCGTTTCCTCGAGTGCAAGTTGGGCGAGCAGACCGAAGTGGCCACGCTCATGACGCGCCTCGACGAGGTGCTCGGCGCCCACACGCGCTTCATCCGCGACTACTTCGACAGCAACGGCATCACCGTCTACCGCGGGCGTGGTCGTCTGATCGACCGCAACACCATCGGCATCGAGTGCGTGAACGGCGAACGCTTCCGCATCCGTGCCGGGATCGTCGTGCTCGCGACCGGCTCGCGTCCGCGCAATCCGCCCGAGGTGCCGGTCGACCACGAAGCGATCCTCGATTCGGATTCGATCCTGAGCATGCTGTATCTGCCGAAGTCGCTCACCGTGCTCGGCGGCGGCGTCATCGCGACGGAGTACGCCACGATCTTTTCCCTGCTCGGGGTGAAGGTGACGATGATCGACCGCGGGCCGCGGCCACTGGGTTTCCTCGATCCGGAACTGGTCGACTGTTTCTTGAATCACTTTTCCGAATACGGTGGTCGATGGATGGGCGAGCGTCGTCTGCAAAGCGTGGAAGTCGGCCGCCTCGGCGAAGTCGTCACCACGCTCGAAAGCGGTGAGCGCATCGTGAGCGAGAAGATGCTGTGTGCGCTCGGCCGCTCGGCCAACGTCGAAGGTCTCGGCTTGACCGAGGTCGGGATCGTGCAGGGCAAGTACGGCGTGATCGCCGTGGACGGCGAGTATCGCACGAACATCCCGAACATCTACGCCGTGGGTGACGTGATCGGACCGCCGGCGCTCGGTTCCACCTCGATGGAACAAGGGCGCCGCGCCGTGTGCCACGCGCTCGGCAAGCATCCCGGCGCACCGTTCGAAGTCGTTCCGATCGGCATCTACTCCGTGCCGGAGCTCGCGAGCATCGGACTCACCGAGGCGCAAGTCCGCGAGCGGTTCGGCGGTGCGTTGGTCGGACGCGCGGAGTTTTCCGAAGTCGCTCGCGCGCACATCGCGGGACAGCAGAAGGGGTTGCTCAAGCTCGTGACCGGTCCGCAGGGCGGTCCGTTGCTCGGTGTGCACATCGTCGGCGAGGGAGCCACCGATCTCGTCCACGTCGGCGAACTGGCCATGCTCAACGGCAACGACGTCTCCGTGTTCTTGGAGAACATCCTGAATTTCCCGACGTTCGGAGAGGCGTACCGTATAGCGGCCCTCAATCTGCACAATCAGTTGCAGGTGCGGCGCGAACCCGCGCGCGCGGTCGGTTAG